From Planctomycetota bacterium, a single genomic window includes:
- a CDS encoding glycosyltransferase family 39 protein, translated as MATILLSFCLLTAEIVLGGYLLSAINRLSDLGYWSLYGVITASLCFALAVVNGRLGQLVLPRRRLLPKVSVSWFTAQVRSWSWYERTTLLAMFAAAAACGLANLAVALFTAPTHWDGMTCYLARVAYYLQHGSLAHYDANFYAQIATPKNHAVLALYTLLVSGRNENACQLIQYLSYWVATCAVYGITASLGCSRKEALFASLVFALLPQCLLQAVTTQQDLLVAAYSGSLSYFLLVFRRTHQWRYLAFSGLAAGLSVGTKVTALLALLAMTPVFLYCLVGTCQPARGRLRALLVFAASVSLGIAVFGLPSGYLENYRVFGNPIGPPEVRQLLGVSERSYSSYGSSAWEGVKNAARIGFGFLSLDGLPPVSPVSGVQVLVRLIPRTAAEKIGMNLPFSIGGHPNRWFNYNRPPTIHEDMSYWGILGFGLIWIAVAMSVAGVMGYWRFRPFSFASLLFFVGVSFGVRYGTDVSRYFPPCAVCAVPVVGLCLRARSGFLRAYVAIVVLIGCASALSAVTVRPDRPLVALHYQGSVWESVFRRDRISQLMAHNRRYAPAMRRYEELVPKCATVAVWLAARSYEYPLFGATLTRRIIPLNVYGKGTQPIPTDADYLLYGEGYPRGLADDVHLGADWYLRELRK; from the coding sequence GTGGCAACCATCCTTCTCTCTTTCTGTCTGTTGACCGCAGAGATTGTCCTCGGAGGATACCTTCTGTCCGCCATCAACCGCTTGAGTGATCTCGGTTACTGGTCACTCTATGGCGTGATCACAGCTTCGCTGTGCTTCGCGCTTGCTGTCGTCAACGGTCGGCTCGGGCAACTGGTCCTTCCACGGAGAAGGTTATTGCCCAAGGTCAGCGTCTCTTGGTTCACAGCCCAAGTGCGGTCGTGGTCATGGTATGAGCGAACCACCCTTCTCGCAATGTTCGCCGCAGCCGCGGCATGTGGTTTGGCCAACTTGGCAGTAGCCCTGTTCACAGCGCCCACTCACTGGGACGGTATGACATGCTATCTCGCGAGGGTAGCCTACTACCTGCAACACGGTAGCCTCGCGCACTATGATGCCAACTTCTACGCGCAGATTGCTACACCGAAGAACCACGCGGTGCTTGCGCTGTATACCTTGCTCGTTTCTGGAAGGAACGAGAACGCTTGCCAGCTGATTCAGTATCTTTCCTACTGGGTTGCTACCTGCGCCGTCTACGGCATCACGGCGAGCCTTGGTTGCAGCAGGAAGGAAGCCCTATTCGCCTCTCTTGTGTTCGCACTGCTTCCACAGTGCCTGCTCCAGGCGGTCACCACGCAGCAGGACTTGCTCGTGGCAGCGTACTCTGGCTCACTTAGCTACTTCCTCCTGGTCTTCAGGCGAACCCACCAATGGAGGTACCTCGCTTTCTCAGGGTTGGCGGCGGGCCTCTCCGTCGGCACGAAGGTGACCGCATTGCTTGCCCTCCTAGCGATGACGCCAGTGTTTCTGTACTGCCTTGTGGGAACCTGTCAGCCAGCCCGAGGACGGTTGCGGGCCCTGCTTGTCTTTGCCGCTTCGGTGTCTCTTGGTATCGCTGTCTTTGGACTTCCCTCAGGGTACCTGGAGAACTACCGGGTGTTCGGGAACCCGATCGGTCCCCCAGAGGTGCGGCAGCTCCTTGGCGTGTCGGAACGTTCCTACAGTTCCTATGGTAGCAGTGCGTGGGAAGGGGTGAAGAACGCCGCGCGTATCGGTTTTGGGTTCCTGTCTCTTGACGGGCTTCCCCCGGTCAGCCCCGTATCCGGAGTGCAGGTCCTCGTGCGGCTGATTCCGAGGACGGCAGCAGAGAAGATCGGGATGAATCTGCCGTTCTCCATCGGCGGCCATCCAAACCGCTGGTTCAACTACAACAGGCCGCCGACGATCCATGAGGACATGTCCTATTGGGGGATTCTTGGCTTCGGTCTCATATGGATTGCTGTGGCTATGTCAGTAGCCGGGGTCATGGGCTACTGGAGATTCAGGCCGTTTTCCTTTGCCTCCCTATTGTTCTTTGTCGGGGTTTCCTTTGGTGTCAGATACGGCACAGATGTCAGCAGGTACTTCCCACCCTGCGCGGTGTGCGCGGTCCCCGTGGTGGGTTTGTGCCTCAGAGCACGATCGGGGTTCCTTCGGGCCTATGTTGCCATCGTCGTGCTGATCGGCTGTGCCTCGGCCCTCTCTGCTGTCACCGTGAGACCGGACCGACCGTTGGTAGCTCTGCACTACCAGGGGAGTGTCTGGGAGTCGGTGTTCAGGAGAGATAGGATCAGCCAGCTTATGGCGCACAACAGGAGATATGCGCCCGCCATGAGGAGATATGAGGAGCTTGTCCCGAAATGCGCGACAGTGGCCGTGTGGTTGGCGGCGCGAAGCTACGAGTATCCGCTCTTCGGCGCGACACTGACGAGGAGGATCATCCCGCTGAACGTCTACGGCAAGGGCACGCAGCCCATCCCGACTGATGCTGATTACCTTCTCTACGGCGAAGGGTACCCACGCGGCCTTGCTGATGATGTGCATCTCGGGGCTGACTGGTACTTGCGCGAACTGAGGAAGTAG
- a CDS encoding glycosyltransferase has protein sequence MKRRLRVLVSAYSCDPTRGSEPGVGWGWVKALSRHHDLLVLTSDLFRANIEAELHRDPALRDHLQFCYVPRTRYLRLSRLWKPALLWTCRRWQRDAYRLALQLQRDPGFDLVHQLTWVTFREPGYLWRLDVPFVWGPIGGLENTPWRLLPMLGLRGLVHFASRNVLNTLHKRWLPRPRRAFPRARGGIIAATEGIRREIQRHYGEDSQVICETAPPEPIAAAHSIRLDGEPLRISWSGAHDPGKALPLLLHAVARLPASVGWELHILGEGPCTTEWRRIARRLDVDARCTWHGRLPRPQAIALLGNSHVFALTSIKDLTTTVVMEALSQGVPVVCLDHCGFADVVTSECGVKVPVEGRASICSRFADALGHLWAHEAERQKLAAGALERAGLFTFERKAEAVSEIYQQLAGG, from the coding sequence ATGAAACGGCGTCTCAGAGTCCTCGTCTCGGCCTACTCCTGCGACCCGACGCGCGGGTCGGAGCCGGGCGTGGGCTGGGGTTGGGTCAAGGCGCTCTCCAGGCACCACGACCTCCTGGTCCTCACGAGCGATCTCTTCCGCGCCAACATCGAGGCGGAACTGCATCGCGATCCGGCGCTTCGGGACCATCTTCAGTTCTGCTATGTGCCCAGGACGCGCTATCTCCGGCTCTCGCGCCTGTGGAAGCCGGCCCTGCTCTGGACCTGCCGGCGCTGGCAGAGGGACGCCTACCGGCTCGCCCTCCAGCTTCAACGGGACCCGGGCTTCGACTTGGTGCACCAGCTCACGTGGGTGACCTTCCGAGAGCCCGGCTACCTGTGGAGGCTGGACGTGCCGTTCGTCTGGGGGCCGATCGGCGGCTTGGAGAACACCCCCTGGCGGCTCCTGCCGATGCTGGGTTTGCGAGGACTCGTCCATTTCGCCAGCCGGAACGTGCTCAACACGCTGCACAAGAGGTGGCTGCCTCGCCCCAGGAGAGCCTTCCCCAGGGCTCGCGGCGGAATCATCGCCGCCACCGAAGGCATTCGGCGCGAGATTCAGAGGCACTATGGCGAGGACAGCCAGGTCATCTGCGAGACGGCCCCTCCGGAGCCGATCGCGGCGGCCCATTCCATTCGGCTCGACGGCGAGCCGCTCCGCATCTCGTGGAGCGGCGCGCACGACCCCGGCAAGGCGCTCCCGCTCCTGCTGCACGCGGTCGCGCGCCTGCCGGCTTCGGTGGGATGGGAGCTGCACATCCTGGGCGAGGGGCCCTGCACCACGGAGTGGCGGCGCATCGCCCGAAGGCTGGACGTGGACGCCCGCTGCACGTGGCACGGGCGCCTGCCGCGGCCGCAGGCGATCGCCCTCCTCGGGAACTCCCACGTTTTCGCGCTCACCAGCATCAAGGACCTCACGACGACGGTGGTGATGGAGGCCCTCTCACAGGGCGTGCCGGTCGTGTGCCTCGACCACTGCGGCTTCGCCGACGTCGTGACCTCGGAGTGTGGCGTGAAGGTTCCCGTCGAGGGCCGGGCCTCCATCTGCTCTCGGTTCGCGGACGCCCTCGGGCATCTCTGGGCGCACGAGGCCGAGCGGCAGAAGCTGGCCGCCGGGGCGCTGGAGCGCGCGGGCCTGTTCACCTTCGAGCGCAAGGCTGAGGCGGTGAGCGAGATCTATCAACAGCTTGCGGGTGGCTAA
- a CDS encoding GDP-mannose 4,6-dehydratase yields the protein MSDGVVLITGVAGMIGSHLLDALLGRGCRVIGIDNMSFGRMENIRHQLANEAFRFYPVDILDMDTLKILAREADTLVHLAAVKKVAEADSSMATLKVNAQGTENVLDAARMWRKKVIFASTSDVYGMSPDLPFREDGDLLLGPSLIRRWSYAVAKLYGEQLAFAYHHDYAVPVVVLRYFGGFSPRSSFTWVGGHIPIFIHKILRHEEVPIHGDGSQTRSMAYVDDLIQGTILAMENERAVGQIINLGSPEEMSVLDAARLIHRLADTGRPLKLKFIPFQEVFGRYKDIMRRRPDLTKAHTLLGYEPKHSMADAIRLCLAEARRNLQIPTEAV from the coding sequence ATGTCAGATGGAGTAGTACTGATTACGGGCGTGGCCGGGATGATCGGCTCACACCTGCTTGATGCCTTGCTCGGGCGCGGCTGCCGCGTCATCGGTATTGACAACATGTCCTTCGGCCGGATGGAGAACATCCGGCATCAGCTCGCCAACGAGGCATTCAGGTTCTACCCCGTTGACATTCTGGACATGGACACCCTCAAGATTCTCGCCCGGGAGGCCGACACCCTCGTGCATCTGGCTGCCGTGAAGAAGGTGGCCGAGGCCGATTCGAGCATGGCCACCCTCAAGGTGAACGCCCAGGGCACCGAGAACGTCCTCGATGCCGCGCGGATGTGGCGGAAGAAGGTCATCTTCGCCTCCACGTCGGACGTCTATGGCATGTCGCCCGACCTGCCCTTCCGCGAGGACGGCGACCTGCTGCTCGGCCCCAGCCTCATCCGCCGCTGGAGCTATGCCGTGGCCAAGCTATACGGCGAGCAGCTTGCGTTCGCCTACCATCACGACTACGCCGTGCCCGTGGTCGTCCTCCGCTACTTCGGCGGATTCAGCCCTCGCTCCAGCTTCACTTGGGTCGGCGGCCACATCCCCATCTTCATTCACAAGATCCTGCGCCATGAGGAGGTGCCCATCCACGGCGACGGTTCCCAGACCCGCTCGATGGCCTACGTGGACGACCTCATCCAGGGCACCATTCTGGCGATGGAGAACGAGCGGGCCGTCGGCCAGATCATCAACCTCGGCAGCCCCGAGGAGATGAGCGTCCTCGACGCCGCGCGCCTCATCCACCGCCTGGCCGACACGGGGAGGCCCCTCAAGCTCAAGTTCATCCCCTTCCAGGAAGTCTTCGGCAGGTACAAAGACATCATGCGACGGCGGCCCGACCTTACCAAGGCCCACACCCTGCTCGGCTACGAGCCGAAGCACTCGATGGCGGACGCCATTCGCCTCTGCCTCGCCGAAGCCCGGCGGAACCTCCAGATTCCCACTGAAGCCGTGTGA
- a CDS encoding O-antigen ligase family protein, with amino-acid sequence MLLWVMLWLNIEADPRHWRNPTGLVGYLHFARSLLAFAAAVGAYLFVRRRGTLGVFGRSGPVRLMAVYGLFMLGTSLLSASPFEALYWGALYLSVFIVLEAVVARSDPLSGSAQLLTLTWVMVATLAVGLAIVAWDVLFSSGDWWSSDVEVVNVIPAVGGVTMSRSTGIGRLAAVPAVFAFSRMWQARGPGRVLWGAVCGASIVLMLATRARTPLIGFVVAALFMLSVQRGKGALFLTMGVAGLAMLADATMAERIEGIVYRRGPGENLMRMTGRTEVWREGWEVFLRSPVLGLGPLADRFHMGLQHVHNTWLLALMQAGVAGTAFFVASWVVGWRLFFRSLRSLAALSAQHRTLLIEAGAVLAFFTVRSIPETTAAAFSVDLLVIVPILAYLEVLDRSLRQARARQSPPQPGSGRHCRLPVAGQPAALVGRSAWSRGGVG; translated from the coding sequence TTGCTCCTCTGGGTGATGCTCTGGCTCAATATCGAGGCCGACCCTCGGCATTGGCGCAATCCGACCGGGCTGGTTGGATACCTGCACTTCGCCCGGTCGCTGCTGGCGTTCGCCGCTGCCGTGGGGGCCTATCTCTTCGTTCGTCGGCGGGGCACGCTCGGCGTCTTCGGCAGGTCGGGTCCCGTTCGGCTCATGGCCGTGTATGGCCTGTTCATGCTGGGCACTTCGCTGCTCTCTGCGTCGCCATTCGAGGCCCTCTACTGGGGGGCGCTGTACCTGTCGGTGTTCATCGTGCTGGAGGCTGTGGTGGCCCGAAGCGATCCGTTGTCTGGCAGTGCTCAGCTTCTCACGCTCACGTGGGTGATGGTGGCCACCCTGGCCGTGGGGCTGGCGATCGTGGCCTGGGATGTTCTGTTCAGCTCGGGCGATTGGTGGTCTTCGGACGTCGAGGTTGTCAATGTGATCCCTGCGGTGGGGGGAGTGACCATGTCGCGGTCCACGGGCATCGGACGCCTGGCGGCCGTGCCGGCCGTGTTCGCCTTCAGCCGGATGTGGCAGGCGAGAGGCCCGGGCCGGGTGCTCTGGGGGGCCGTGTGCGGTGCGTCCATCGTGCTGATGCTCGCCACACGCGCCCGAACGCCGCTCATCGGCTTCGTGGTCGCCGCTCTCTTCATGCTGTCGGTGCAGAGAGGCAAGGGTGCATTGTTCCTCACGATGGGCGTCGCAGGTTTGGCCATGCTTGCAGATGCCACCATGGCGGAGAGAATAGAGGGCATCGTGTACCGGCGCGGACCCGGCGAGAACCTGATGCGGATGACAGGACGAACCGAGGTGTGGCGGGAGGGCTGGGAGGTCTTCCTGCGATCGCCCGTGCTGGGTCTTGGGCCCCTGGCAGACAGGTTCCACATGGGCCTCCAACACGTGCACAACACCTGGCTCCTCGCGCTGATGCAGGCCGGGGTGGCCGGCACGGCCTTCTTCGTCGCGTCGTGGGTGGTCGGGTGGCGGCTGTTCTTCCGCAGCCTCCGGAGTCTGGCAGCGCTCTCGGCGCAGCACCGGACCCTTCTGATTGAAGCGGGCGCGGTCCTGGCCTTCTTCACCGTTCGCAGCATCCCCGAGACTACGGCTGCTGCGTTCTCGGTGGACCTGCTCGTGATCGTTCCCATACTGGCCTATCTCGAGGTCCTCGACCGCAGTCTGAGGCAAGCCCGGGCCCGTCAGAGTCCGCCTCAGCCGGGGAGCGGGAGGCACTGTCGCCTGCCTGTGGCCGGCCAACCGGCCGCCCTGGTTGGGCGCAGTGCCTGGAGCCGTGGAGGGGTGGGATGA
- a CDS encoding L-fucokinase, with translation MSAMAHLPDGAGGHSRPAADNWDYVIVTASNERQARTYEAQLRVREELGLLAGIRRALVVPDPAGRRVGSGGSTVACLMEVITRELAGRQAELGEPAAWQAALERLRILIVHAGGDSMRLPAYGPCGKAFMPVPGESNSGVAETLFDRQLPAYLALPALPPGCGQVVVAAGDDIKEFDPTEVRLAPAGVTALGCLATPEQASRHGVFCLGPGGQARRFLQKPSPADLAQSGGMDRYGRCVLDIAAMSFDAATAVRWLRGCGATPSRDGRLAWSGPVGDAVATRGLDLYREICCAMGTETTPALHCAAARAGGSTWEEPLLRSLFDVLSGIPLHVHVVPQCRFLHLGTTRELVANAALLDTREPDAGRTDVPVSINNEVTGGGGLAGGAAWVEGCRIRERVTLQGANVVIGVDVEEPLSLPRGACLDVLRGQRRTGQDAWFVRCYGVDDRFKDTAGEGATFCGRPVGEWLAAVGARPEDVWDRSLAPGRRTVWQARLFPAVAQAMGYRDWLWMFAPEEASASQREAWLAAERYSLAEIALLADLEAFEERRARIHAAALASSAHRVFRRDGPLSAKDLAYLLGHSERPATTAAELLREARWQHASAEGSAGMGPLVCSRILHSLGSAVESLCARDKRWGPSFPAALREVLPPDDQSWLAALGASCAAPTGATEWCESAKRAAFRCLEQAVIASGQCRLPRPRSALRRDEIVWGRAPARLELAGGWTDTPPYTLERGGCVLNAAIDLNGQPPIHAYARVIGEPVIRIASIDLGRRIELTRLDELMDHRTPGDDFAVVKAALALSGFSPVSSEWEEGITLPQALESFGGGVELTTLAAVPKGSGLGTSSLMGAVVLAVLHRLMGRTVAPRELFHHVLRLEQAMTTGGGWQDQVGGATDGVKLTTTEPGLVPDPTIQYLPADVLDPRLCRGQALLYYTGMTRLAKNILEQYVGRYLDRDRATMGTLGQIRGLAVRMAEAMGRRDLPEFGRLLGRSWELHKQLNPEATSGPLEALMARVQPFVHGARIVGAGSGGFLLMVCKSPEDAAAVRKELEAAPPNERARFFDFEISRTGLVVTAC, from the coding sequence ATGAGCGCCATGGCGCACTTGCCCGATGGCGCGGGGGGCCACTCGAGGCCCGCCGCCGACAACTGGGACTACGTGATCGTCACCGCCTCGAACGAGCGGCAGGCGCGCACATATGAAGCGCAGTTGCGCGTGCGCGAGGAGTTGGGGCTCCTGGCCGGCATCCGCAGGGCGCTGGTGGTGCCCGACCCGGCGGGAAGGCGGGTCGGCAGCGGTGGGAGCACGGTGGCGTGCCTGATGGAAGTGATCACTCGCGAGCTGGCGGGACGCCAAGCCGAGCTCGGCGAACCCGCGGCCTGGCAAGCGGCCCTCGAGAGGCTCCGTATCCTGATCGTGCATGCGGGAGGGGACTCGATGCGTCTTCCCGCCTATGGGCCGTGCGGCAAGGCGTTCATGCCCGTCCCCGGCGAGTCGAACAGCGGCGTAGCGGAGACGCTGTTCGATCGGCAGTTGCCCGCCTATCTTGCCCTGCCGGCGCTCCCGCCGGGGTGCGGCCAGGTCGTGGTAGCCGCCGGCGATGACATCAAGGAGTTCGATCCGACAGAGGTGCGCCTGGCCCCGGCAGGCGTGACGGCCCTGGGTTGCTTGGCCACTCCCGAGCAGGCGAGCCGCCACGGGGTCTTCTGCCTCGGCCCGGGCGGGCAGGCTCGCCGCTTCCTCCAGAAGCCCAGCCCGGCCGATCTGGCTCAGAGCGGGGGGATGGACCGCTACGGGCGGTGTGTGCTGGACATCGCGGCGATGAGCTTCGATGCCGCCACGGCCGTGCGCTGGCTCCGGGGCTGCGGCGCGACCCCGAGCCGCGATGGCCGCCTCGCCTGGAGCGGCCCGGTCGGCGATGCGGTCGCGACGCGCGGGCTGGACCTCTACCGCGAAATCTGCTGCGCGATGGGAACCGAAACGACACCTGCCCTCCACTGCGCGGCCGCCCGGGCAGGCGGCTCCACGTGGGAGGAGCCGCTGCTCCGCTCTCTCTTCGACGTCCTCTCGGGCATCCCGCTGCACGTGCACGTGGTGCCCCAGTGCCGCTTCCTCCACCTGGGTACGACGCGCGAGCTGGTCGCCAACGCAGCGCTCCTGGACACGCGCGAACCCGACGCCGGCAGAACGGATGTCCCCGTCAGCATCAACAACGAGGTGACAGGGGGGGGCGGCCTCGCGGGGGGTGCCGCGTGGGTGGAGGGGTGCCGCATCCGCGAGCGCGTCACGCTGCAAGGGGCGAACGTCGTCATCGGCGTGGACGTCGAGGAGCCGCTGAGCCTGCCGCGCGGGGCCTGCCTGGACGTGCTGCGCGGCCAGCGGCGGACTGGCCAGGACGCCTGGTTCGTGCGGTGCTACGGCGTGGACGACCGGTTCAAGGACACGGCCGGCGAGGGCGCCACTTTCTGCGGGCGTCCCGTGGGCGAGTGGCTCGCTGCCGTGGGTGCCCGGCCTGAAGACGTGTGGGACCGCTCGCTCGCCCCGGGTCGGCGAACGGTCTGGCAGGCGCGGCTCTTCCCCGCCGTGGCGCAGGCCATGGGCTATCGGGACTGGTTGTGGATGTTCGCGCCCGAGGAGGCATCGGCGTCACAGCGCGAGGCCTGGCTCGCCGCGGAGCGCTACAGCCTGGCGGAGATCGCCCTCCTGGCCGACCTGGAGGCGTTCGAGGAGCGCAGGGCCCGAATCCACGCAGCGGCCCTCGCCTCCTCCGCCCATCGCGTGTTCCGCCGCGACGGTCCGCTGTCCGCAAAGGATCTGGCGTATCTCCTCGGCCATTCCGAGCGGCCCGCCACCACGGCGGCGGAGTTGCTTCGCGAGGCACGCTGGCAACACGCGAGCGCCGAAGGCAGCGCGGGCATGGGGCCGCTCGTCTGCTCCCGAATCCTCCACTCCCTGGGGTCCGCGGTCGAGAGCCTGTGCGCCCGGGATAAACGATGGGGCCCGAGCTTTCCGGCAGCGCTCCGTGAAGTCCTGCCCCCGGACGACCAATCGTGGCTCGCCGCGCTCGGGGCGTCGTGCGCGGCGCCAACGGGCGCAACCGAATGGTGCGAGAGCGCGAAGCGAGCGGCCTTCCGTTGTCTCGAACAGGCGGTCATCGCCAGCGGCCAGTGCAGACTGCCACGGCCGAGGAGCGCCCTGAGAAGGGACGAGATTGTGTGGGGCCGCGCCCCTGCCCGGCTGGAACTCGCCGGGGGCTGGACGGACACGCCGCCCTACACGCTGGAGCGCGGCGGCTGCGTCCTCAACGCCGCCATTGACCTCAACGGCCAGCCGCCGATCCACGCCTACGCGCGCGTGATCGGCGAGCCCGTCATTCGCATCGCGTCCATTGACCTGGGGCGGCGGATCGAGCTGACCCGGCTCGACGAGCTGATGGACCATCGCACGCCCGGCGACGACTTTGCGGTGGTCAAGGCGGCGCTGGCCCTCTCCGGGTTCTCGCCGGTGTCGAGCGAGTGGGAGGAAGGCATCACGCTGCCGCAGGCGCTGGAATCGTTCGGCGGCGGGGTGGAACTGACCACTCTCGCCGCGGTCCCCAAAGGCAGCGGCCTCGGCACGTCGAGTCTCATGGGCGCCGTGGTCCTCGCCGTGCTCCATCGCCTCATGGGGCGCACCGTGGCCCCGCGAGAGCTGTTCCACCATGTTCTGCGGCTCGAACAGGCCATGACCACGGGCGGCGGCTGGCAGGACCAGGTGGGCGGCGCCACCGACGGGGTCAAGCTCACCACCACCGAGCCAGGGCTCGTGCCCGACCCCACGATTCAGTACCTGCCCGCGGACGTCCTTGACCCGCGGCTCTGCCGTGGGCAGGCGCTGCTCTACTACACGGGCATGACGCGGCTCGCCAAGAACATCCTCGAGCAGTACGTGGGCCGGTACCTCGACCGCGACAGAGCTACAATGGGCACGCTGGGCCAGATTCGCGGCCTCGCCGTGCGCATGGCGGAGGCCATGGGGCGGCGGGACCTGCCCGAGTTCGGGCGGCTGCTCGGCAGGTCCTGGGAGCTCCACAAGCAGTTGAACCCCGAGGCCACGAGCGGCCCACTCGAGGCCCTGATGGCTCGCGTGCAGCCGTTCGTGCACGGCGCCCGGATCGTGGGCGCCGGCAGCGGAGGGTTCCTGCTGATGGTCTGCAAATCGCCGGAGGATGCCGCGGCGGTGCGCAAGGAGCTCGAGGCGGCCCCTCCCAACGAGCGGGCGCGGTTCTTCGACTTCGAGATCAGCCGGACGGGCCTGGTAGTAACCGCCTGCTGA
- a CDS encoding glycosyltransferase family 4 protein, whose amino-acid sequence MRVLLVHNDYARPSGEEHACESIARLLEERGHCVTWFGKSSAGIPGSLAGKTRAFFSGIHSFRSRREMAELLRGSDFDIVQVQNLYPLLSPSILAPVRRRGIPIVMRCPNYRLFCPTGLLLSGGRLCEKCMGTGGELWCVLKNCAGSLPKSLGYALRNAFARITGMIRENVAVFVVLSEFQRRRFIDRGIPADRVEVVPNMIAGSALAPPAEPGEGSTISFVGRLSPEKGIADFLAAARALPELRFAVAGDASAMPEAVAGAPPNVLFHGFLSGERLAEFYRETRILVCCSKWFEGFPNVLVEAMCAGRPVVATRIGALPEIVEEGVTGLLYEPGNVPQLVERLRRLWAEPGLCREMGMAGRQKATTEYSRDRCYERLMWVYQKALALGRAEAP is encoded by the coding sequence GTGAGAGTTCTCTTGGTTCACAATGACTACGCTAGGCCGAGTGGCGAGGAGCATGCGTGCGAGAGCATTGCGCGGCTGCTCGAGGAGCGGGGCCATTGCGTGACGTGGTTCGGGAAGTCGTCCGCGGGTATTCCTGGATCCCTGGCAGGCAAGACGCGGGCGTTCTTCTCCGGCATCCACAGCTTCAGGTCGCGCCGCGAGATGGCTGAACTCCTTCGCGGGAGCGACTTCGACATCGTCCAGGTTCAGAATCTCTATCCATTGCTCTCGCCCTCGATTCTGGCGCCGGTGCGGAGGCGGGGAATCCCCATAGTCATGCGCTGCCCGAACTACCGCCTCTTCTGCCCGACCGGCCTCTTGCTCTCGGGCGGCCGCCTGTGCGAGAAGTGCATGGGCACAGGGGGCGAGCTGTGGTGCGTGCTGAAGAACTGCGCCGGCAGCCTGCCGAAGAGCCTCGGGTATGCGCTGCGGAACGCTTTCGCCAGAATCACGGGGATGATCCGAGAGAACGTGGCCGTGTTTGTGGTGCTGTCAGAGTTCCAGCGAAGGCGGTTCATTGATCGAGGAATCCCCGCCGACAGGGTCGAGGTCGTCCCGAACATGATCGCGGGGTCGGCGCTAGCCCCACCGGCGGAGCCTGGGGAAGGCAGCACGATCTCCTTCGTCGGGCGGCTCAGCCCCGAGAAGGGGATCGCGGACTTTCTGGCGGCGGCCCGGGCGCTGCCCGAGCTTCGCTTCGCCGTGGCGGGCGACGCCTCCGCGATGCCGGAGGCCGTGGCGGGCGCCCCTCCGAACGTGTTGTTCCATGGCTTTCTGTCAGGGGAACGGCTCGCGGAGTTCTACCGGGAGACCCGAATCCTGGTCTGTTGCAGCAAGTGGTTCGAGGGCTTCCCCAATGTGCTGGTCGAGGCGATGTGCGCGGGGCGGCCCGTGGTGGCCACACGGATCGGTGCGCTGCCAGAGATCGTGGAAGAAGGGGTCACCGGCCTGCTCTACGAGCCCGGCAATGTGCCCCAGTTGGTGGAGAGACTCCGCCGCTTGTGGGCCGAGCCTGGCCTGTGTCGGGAGATGGGCATGGCGGGCCGCCAGAAGGCCACGACCGAGTACTCGCGCGACCGGTGCTATGAACGGCTGATGTGGGTCTATCAGAAAGCGCTCGCCCTGGGACGCGCCGAGGCGCCCTGA
- a CDS encoding glycosyltransferase family 2 protein, protein MLEGARYAADAPLRSLHVIVPVLNEAPNLEGLFASFRELAASQAGRYGTCVILVDDGSNDGTPELAAALGHGLALAVLKHEGNMGPGSAFGTAFEHLAGDLEPTDFVATVEGDNTGRVETLLRMLERCEREDLDVVLASPYAYGGGFEHTSWWRRFLSFGANAIVLRGLLGMTGIHTMSSFFRVFRGRAVLALQAAYGPRIIERAGFEGVVEMLKKAMNLRLSISEVPFRLDTAARRGKSRMRILRTIGGYLGLCLAVRRWRLPGPVRHHPGAQPGEDRCPQYR, encoded by the coding sequence ATGCTTGAGGGTGCGCGCTATGCCGCGGACGCCCCGTTACGATCGTTGCACGTTATCGTACCGGTGCTCAATGAGGCCCCCAATCTCGAGGGTCTCTTCGCCAGTTTCCGGGAACTTGCGGCTTCGCAAGCGGGGCGTTACGGGACTTGCGTCATCCTCGTGGACGATGGGAGCAACGATGGCACACCCGAGCTGGCCGCGGCCCTGGGCCATGGCCTCGCTCTGGCTGTACTGAAGCACGAGGGAAACATGGGACCAGGGAGTGCGTTCGGGACCGCCTTCGAACACCTCGCCGGCGACCTCGAACCCACGGACTTCGTCGCCACGGTGGAGGGTGACAACACGGGGCGAGTCGAGACTCTTCTTCGCATGCTCGAACGGTGCGAACGGGAGGACCTCGACGTCGTCCTCGCCTCACCCTACGCCTACGGTGGCGGGTTTGAGCACACAAGCTGGTGGCGGCGGTTCCTGAGCTTCGGGGCGAACGCCATCGTGCTTCGGGGTCTCCTGGGTATGACAGGCATCCACACGATGAGTTCCTTCTTCCGCGTTTTCCGCGGGCGGGCCGTCCTTGCCCTCCAGGCTGCTTACGGCCCTCGAATCATCGAGCGCGCTGGGTTCGAGGGCGTCGTCGAGATGCTCAAGAAGGCAATGAACCTGCGCCTCAGCATCTCCGAAGTCCCGTTTCGCCTCGACACCGCCGCCCGCCGCGGCAAGAGCCGTATGCGCATTCTCCGGACCATCGGCGGTTACCTGGGCCTCTGCCTTGCCGTGCGGCGCTGGAGGCTCCCCGGACCTGTTCGCCACCACCCTGGGGCGCAGCCTGGGGAGGACCGATGCCCGCAGTACCGGTGA